The Polyangiaceae bacterium genome window below encodes:
- a CDS encoding ribosome-binding factor A, translated as MRTRIRNASRNDRKLAQLCAQIQEVLSFALGDSSDDRLHDLVVHSVTPAPDGARLLVTVMATNESDMSSLEETHGALESARPWLRRQVAAEISRKRTPDLAFCVLPHWDGEP; from the coding sequence GTGAGAACACGAATCAGAAACGCATCGAGAAACGACCGCAAGCTCGCGCAACTGTGCGCGCAGATTCAAGAGGTCCTGAGCTTTGCCCTGGGCGACAGCTCCGACGACCGCCTGCACGACCTGGTCGTGCATTCCGTGACCCCCGCGCCGGATGGCGCGCGACTGCTCGTCACCGTGATGGCGACGAACGAAAGTGACATGAGCTCCCTGGAAGAAACACACGGCGCGCTCGAAAGCGCGCGCCCTTGGCTCAGGCGGCAAGTGGCCGCCGAGATTTCTCGCAAGCGCACGCCGGACCTCGCGTTCTGCGTGCTCCCGCACTGGGACGGTGAACCATGA
- a CDS encoding RtcB family protein — MSTLPEKTQAWLPEPLSAEVRSSVERLARVDDVQRIALMPDVHLAENVCVGAVVASRAGLYPDAVGGDIGCGMASVRLGAHAGIVNRHSAGRILQAFADGVPTNRHRTKRPLPEALAALRLSTPALQKALDKSGAVQLGTLGSGNHFLELQADEGGTLWLTVHTGSRGLGPAVRQHHLKQAEAVGGGLRALRADSDAGRAYLSDHDAAVLFAELSRRAILTAAVDALGQLLQVEADWESRVTCSHNFVRRETHDGEALWVHRKGAMSARQGEPGIIPGSMGAESFIVSGRGLPGALCSSSHGAGRAMSRGAARQRITVQKLEREMDGVWFDEGMAKRLLDEAPSAYKPITAVMRAQKELTRIETRLRPVLSYKGV; from the coding sequence ATGAGCACACTGCCGGAAAAGACCCAAGCGTGGCTGCCCGAGCCGCTGTCCGCGGAGGTGCGAAGCTCCGTGGAGCGGCTCGCGCGCGTGGACGACGTGCAGCGCATTGCGTTGATGCCGGACGTGCATCTGGCGGAGAACGTGTGCGTCGGCGCGGTGGTCGCGTCCCGGGCTGGGCTGTACCCAGACGCCGTGGGCGGAGACATCGGCTGCGGCATGGCCAGCGTGCGTTTGGGGGCGCACGCGGGCATCGTGAATCGGCACTCCGCCGGGCGGATCTTGCAGGCGTTTGCCGACGGAGTGCCCACCAATCGCCACCGCACGAAGCGCCCGCTGCCGGAGGCGCTCGCCGCCCTGCGGCTCTCCACGCCCGCGCTCCAGAAGGCCTTGGACAAGAGCGGCGCCGTGCAGCTCGGCACGCTGGGGAGCGGCAACCATTTCCTCGAGCTGCAGGCGGACGAAGGCGGCACGCTCTGGCTCACGGTGCACACCGGCTCCCGCGGGCTCGGTCCCGCGGTGCGCCAGCATCACCTGAAGCAGGCGGAGGCCGTGGGCGGGGGGCTCCGGGCGCTGCGGGCGGACAGTGACGCCGGGCGTGCCTATCTCTCGGATCACGATGCGGCGGTGCTGTTCGCGGAGCTCAGTCGCAGGGCGATCCTCACGGCCGCGGTGGACGCGCTCGGTCAGCTGCTTCAGGTCGAAGCCGACTGGGAGAGCCGGGTGACGTGCAGCCACAACTTCGTTCGGCGGGAGACACACGACGGCGAAGCGCTGTGGGTCCACCGCAAGGGCGCCATGTCCGCTCGCCAGGGGGAGCCGGGCATCATCCCGGGATCCATGGGCGCAGAGAGCTTCATCGTGAGCGGCCGCGGACTTCCGGGCGCGCTGTGCTCGAGCTCTCACGGGGCGGGCCGCGCCATGAGCCGAGGCGCTGCGCGCCAGCGCATCACCGTGCAGAAGCTCGAACGCGAGATGGATGGCGTGTGGTTCGATGAAGGCATGGCCAAGCGTCTCTTGGACGAAGCGCCGTCGGCGTACAAGCCCATCACCGCGGTGATGCGCGCCCAAAAGGAGCTGACCCGCATCGAGACGCGGCTCCGGCCCGTGCTCTCGTACAAGGGCGTGTAG